One Brassica napus cultivar Da-Ae chromosome C4, Da-Ae, whole genome shotgun sequence genomic region harbors:
- the BNAC04G33030D gene encoding uncharacterized protein BNAC04G33030D, with protein MGKRGANKLTKAQGGPNLKSVLRHEHLKNLALWSTAGDTPIPLLATFFGRRLAADGEASDIPHDPDLFSCQRCETALQPGFNCNVRIEKVSANKKKHMRYKKKKPNMFLPQNNVVYYCNFCSHRNLKRGTTKGQMKDMYPPKPKTTRPRPKIDKEMMVLVPQGIQINTLPSSPERRVVNDQVENSSAVENTPKPMLTLEREKRIRKSKSKKPVEPESVPEKKATVGGGSNKRKRKAWTSMKELSETTTTNKSSSSVNFKIPFLL; from the exons ATGGGGAAACGGGGAGCTAACAAGCTTACCAAAGCTCAAGGAGGTCCGAATCTCAAGTCTGTGCTCAGACACGAGCACTTGAAGAATCTCGCTCTCTGGTCCACCGCTGGAGATACTCCCATCCCGTTGCTAGCTACGTTTTTCGGTCGGCGTCTCGCTGCTGATGGAGAAGCTTCCGACATTCCTCATGATCCTGATCTCTTCTCTTGTCAAAG ATGTGAGACTGCTCTTCAGCCTGGCTTCAATTGTAATGTTAGAATCGAAAAGGTTTCTGCTAATAAGAAGAAACACATGaggtacaagaagaagaagcctaACATGTTTCTGCCACAGAACAATGTAGTTTACTACTGCAACTTCTGTTCTCACCGTAATCTCAAGAGAGGAACTACAAAAGGTCAGATGAAAGACATGTACCCGCCCAAGCCTAAAACAACTCGTCCACGTCCCAAGATTGATAAAGAGATGATGGTTTTAGTGCCTCAAGGAATCCAAATTAACACACTTCCTTCTTCACCTGAAAGGAGAGTTGTGAATGATCAGGTGGAGAATAGTAGTGCTGTGGAGAATACACCAAAGCCAATGCTTACActggagagagagaagagaataaGGAAATCCAAAAGTAAGAAACCAGTTGAGCCCGAAAGTGTTCCTGAGAAAAAAGCAACAGTTGGTGGTGGATCGAATAAGAGGAAGAGAAAAGCATGGACAAGTATGAAGGAGTTGTCTGAGACTACAACAACAAACAAGAGTTCCAGTTCTGTAAACTTTAAAATACCTTTTCTCTTGTGA